The following DNA comes from Neofelis nebulosa isolate mNeoNeb1 chromosome 3, mNeoNeb1.pri, whole genome shotgun sequence.
AGGGAGACAAAACAGTGTAAAGACTCTGGGTTATAGAGTCAGTTGTACTGAATCTGATTTGAGTTTAGTAGCTGTATAATCTTGAGCCTATTAGGTAACCTGTCAGAGCCTCCGTTTTTCCTTGTCTACAAAATGCAGACAATGACACCCATGCTGCAGGCTTGTTGTGAAGTCTAAGTGTgacaataaatgtgaaaataagtaCCTAGAACACAGCAGATCCCcagtaaatgcaaattaattatCGCTATCCAGTTATTCTGGAGTGTTACTCTTCTTCTCTACCTGATGAAATTGTCTGCTTGATGTTGAAGTAGtgataaaaacactttaaaacccAGTGTGTATGCCACCTCTTTCATGaaaatttctctaattctttaaataaaaaataacttatcCTTCCTCTATTTGCagataagacaaaataaatattatcccTTCTGCCTCATTTATTGTAGTCATTTGTATACATGTCTAATTTCCTAGAAATCTGGAAATTCTTGGAGGGTAGGAGCCATGTCTTAGTCACGCTTGCATCACCGACTAGCACCCATTCCAGTCACTTGTCTATAGCAGTTGCCCAATAAATGATTGATGAATACATGAATAAGCGAGCCCAGTTCTCACATGATATTTCCACCCTGTGCCGCAGGCCTTTCCTACTTTTCAGATTTGTAGAACTACTTGTCCTCTAAGATGAATGCTGTAGCTGCTTGCATACTGTCACCAGGTAAATGTAGGCAGATGGATGATCCTGTGATTAACCAAAAGTGAAGGTACTGCACAAACCCATAAAAAgacagaagatataaaaatatgaaagatcaGGGAATGAGGAAGGAAATGCTATTTTCTTAGCAACATAAGAAATATGCTTATCTTGTTGAAACATACTTATCTTGCTTCCAGTCCTCATAACAACAGTCTAACTGCACATATATGGCTGATATTCAAGGCTCCCAGATCAATGAAGGAAAACACCAGAAGAAGAATTGAAAGTGTCTTACATCAGATGCTGAGAAACCACGCAGGCTCTCTGACTACAGATCCTAATTCTCTTAGGCTCAAGGGTAAGCTTATGAATTAAATAGGAGCAgtgttatttcatctttttatttctaacatataTCACAAGTACCAGGAACAAAGCTGatcctgaattttttaaatgaataggccattattttatttcagagcaATAATTTGTATTCTTTGTTACTAAAAACATTATAATCAAATCATAATAATACCACACTTTAAAGCACTTCTGGGAGAAAAGCTGCTTCTGATTATAAAGCAAATAGTAAGACTTTGAACAGTCCTTATAAGTAACAGTGTgtcttgtatatattttcatgatctcctataaacttcaaaaatatcaaacaatCTGCCATTACAAGACAGGTcagtttttaagttatttttgtctACTGACAGGAATCAGTTTCACTTGTGGGTCTTTTTGATCTTCTAAGAAAAGATACTGACCGTTTTCCACCTTAgatgataaaaattatattccaattaaataaaaatgaagtctcTCATTTGGAGCTATGGAAGTGGTATTTCCATATCATACATTTGCATATAGTAAAAGAACAATTCAAATAAACCAATATTCTCTCCTTTCTACTAACATTTTCTCCTGagattcaaaattatttctgacCTCCTCTCTGCTGAACCTAGCTAGCATCTTACTCCATTGGCTCCAAGGTCAATGGCTTATGCTAGGTATTATATTTACCATGagctttttgttctatttcagaAATCAGTAAGGTTGATGCTGAAAAGATTATCAACAACCGTAAGTTCAGATACTTCTTAATTAAATGTGTGAGATGATCTAAGACATAACAGTCAAGATTTGTTACTGTTGGCTAGTCATAATTCTAACTAGGTACCTTACAtacaactcatttaatcctcacaacaaccctaaagatagatattatttattatcatcCCATgttacagttggggaaactgaagcacaaagaagtgaaataatttgcCTAAATTCAACCAGCTTGTGAATGGTGTGGTCAGAATTCAAACCAGGGAGTCTGGTTGCAGAGCCCATGGACTTAACTGTGACTTTATCTGCCTCCCAGAGCTCTCATATTCTCCAGGTGCTGAGGTATCTTGGAGATACTGTGCTGGGTATGGAGGTGATCTAGGGGTTGCTAGTGATTCCTTTGCAGATTACATCCTGTTCTCTTCAGTGCAAGATATTGTCAGATAGAACCATACAAGAATAACTCAGCTCAGTTTCTGCTTTATAATCAAACAAGTGTCTTCCTACTCTCAATGGAACAAAACTGACTCTGACAGGCTGTGGGACACGAGCAAGGATGTCAGCTACGTATGATAGAATCAAAGGAGGTTCTAATGCTCAGAAGGGAGAATGGCCTTGGCAAGCAACTCTCAAAAAGAATGGCCGACACTACTGCGGGGCATCTTTGATCAGTGAAAGACACCTGGTGACTGCAGCTCACTGCTTTCAAAAGTAAGTTCATCATGTTGCTCAAGGATAGGGAGACCAAAGACTGGAACTGGGCCAGTTCACACTTGTTATCTCAGTTAATTATCAATAGCTCTCGTCTCAAGTGTCCTGGTTTGGAAAACAAACTATATGGGAAGCCAATCTAAGATTTTCCTGCGTTACCTGTAAGAATGGGAAGAGTCATTCATTCTTGATATGGCATTTTTTTCTCACATGATTCTTATCTCTCATCACTTTATACTGCAGACATCCTTAACTACTCGTAGTTGCTAAAACACATCATCCTGTTTCATAGCTTCCTCGCCTTCTGCACATACTATCCCCTTCTCATTTTTTAGGCAACTCTGACCCAGCTCTATGGTCTCACCCAAAATGCTACTTTCCTTAAGAAATATctgaatactacttggcaatgagaaagaatgatatatggccttttgtggcaacacggatggaactggagagtgttatgctaagtgaaataagtcatacagagaaagagagataccatatgttttcactcttatgtggatcctgagaaacttaacagtagaccatgggggaggggaaggggaaaaaaagatagggagggagccaaaccgtaagagactcttaaaaactgagaataaacaagggttgatggggggtgggagggaggggaaatgggtgatgggcattgaggagggcacctgttgggatgagcactgggtgttgtatggaaaccaatatgacaataattttcatataaaaaaagaaatatctgttcCCTAGAGCATGCAGATTTAAGTCCACCTGTTTTCTTGTCCCACTAATTATACACAAATCACTTAAGCAATTAGAACTGTCTGTGTTTATGCCCATCCTTCGTTATATTTAAGTTTCTGGAAGGTAtggctattaatttttatttctatatcccCACTGCTTTACACAGTATATGGTATAGGGAGGGACTCaaacagttttttaatttatgaaaaaaatcagattgtATCACTGCTAATGAGCTATGGCACAAGGGAATATTAATGTCATTAAAAAGTACAGTAGATGAAGGCCATGCTTctactattttgaaataaatacaaaatatataatttttgctcTTTCAGGACAAACAATCCAAAAAACTATACTGTCAGCTTTGGCACCAGAGTAAATCCCCCTTATATGCAACATCATATTCAACAAATTACAGTTCATGAAGACTACCTCCCGGGTGAACATCATGATGATATTGCAATTATACAGCTCACCGAAAAAGTCTTATTCAAGAATGATGTACATCGAGTTTGTCTTCCTGAAGCCACACAGGTTTTTCCACCAGGTGAAGGAGTTGTTGTTACAGGATGGGGAGCACTTTCATATAATGGTAAGTCCAGTGAAAATTTAACAGTGTGTCAgtacaaaagcaagaaaaatggtgGGCTAGGCACAGAGTCAAAGGCATCATTTACTTCAGGATGCCTACTTCTCCCAGGCAATATCTCAGGAAATGATGCACATGGACTTATGGCTTTGCAAATTGCCTTGGTGTGGAATGTTCTGTGGAGACCAATTGATTTTAGAAATTCCCTAACCTGGAGAAACTGAGATAGTTCTGGTTCAAAGATATAAGAAGAGAGATAAGGACATAGAGAGGCAATATTTAACAGATTTCAAATGATTCTTTGAAGATGTCCTTTCCATTGGTTCAGGTGAGGGAAATGAGTAGGCAAGAGTCA
Coding sequences within:
- the LOC131508064 gene encoding transmembrane protease serine 11B-like protein: MRPVTASRPSLPLWMIALIVFGVLAILGITIGLLVHFLAVENTTYYYQGSFEVLDIPYNRNYQRETSPENNYLSKILETKMVDAFQSSSIYRQYINSQVITLVPHNNSLTAHIWLIFKAPRSMKENTRRRIESVLHQMLRNHAGSLTTDPNSLRLKEISKVDAEKIINNRCGTRARMSATYDRIKGGSNAQKGEWPWQATLKKNGRHYCGASLISERHLVTAAHCFQKTNNPKNYTVSFGTRVNPPYMQHHIQQITVHEDYLPGEHHDDIAIIQLTEKVLFKNDVHRVCLPEATQVFPPGEGVVVTGWGALSYNGKYPEVLQKASVKIIDTNTCNAQEGYYGMVLDTMLCAGYLEGNIDACQGDSGGPLVHPNSRNIWYLVGIVSWGEECGKINKPGVYMRVTAYRNWIASKTGI